A genomic window from Deltaproteobacteria bacterium includes:
- a CDS encoding hydrogenase iron-sulfur subunit — translation MFESFEPKIIAMVCTYCTYTAADMAGSMRLQYPWNVRIVKYLCTGKIDIQHILKVFEKGADAILVGGUEIGDCHFLEGNLRAKERVEYAKELLKEIGLEPGRLEMFHIGASDAPAWAKAVTEMTNRARDLGANPLKRY, via the coding sequence ATGTTTGAATCATTCGAACCTAAAATCATTGCCATGGTCTGTACCTATTGTACCTATACGGCGGCTGATATGGCCGGGTCCATGAGATTGCAATATCCCTGGAATGTGCGGATTGTCAAATATCTTTGTACCGGCAAGATCGATATTCAGCACATCTTGAAAGTCTTTGAAAAAGGGGCTGATGCCATCCTGGTCGGCGGCTGAGAAATCGGCGACTGCCATTTCCTGGAAGGAAATCTAAGAGCCAAAGAACGAGTGGAATATGCTAAAGAACTGTTGAAAGAAATCGGTCTGGAACCCGGGCGACTCGAGATGTTCCACATCGGGGCCTCCGATGCTCCGGCCTGGGCCAAAGCCGTGACGGAGATGACCAACAGGGCCAGGGATCTGGGGGCGAACCCACTTAAAAGATATTAG